The Apibacter raozihei DNA segment TCTATAAACGGAATACAACCCACACAAGCAGTAATAATTTCAAAACATTAGAAAAATGCAGCAAAACAGTGAATTAAGGAAATTAAAAAGCAGAATCGATTGGTTTTGTAAAAGTAAAGTAAATGCATTTTCTCCAACTATTTCTCCAGCACCCAAATCAGCTGAAAGAAAAGAAATTGAAAGTATTTATGAAGCCGTATATTATTTTTTACGAAATGGTGTCTCACAACTGGTGGTTCAGAGAAAATATATGGGTTCCTATTGTGATATATATTTACATAAAAATATAGAGGACACCTATTTTGTGAGTCGCAATGGATTCAGAATAGAGCATATAAGCAAGGAAGAAGCGCTAAATGCCTGTAAAGAGATATATAAAAAGCTCGATTGGAGTACTATGGAGCTTGCAATTATACAATCTGAACTCATGCCTTGGAGTACTTTAGGTAAAGGTTTAATTGAAAATGAGTTTAGAGGCTATCTAACCGTGCATAAAAATCATTTCAATGAATTAAAAAATTCAGAATTATATCATAAAATTGAACAGGTTAAAAAGTCTGAAGAATATAAAAATTTCATAAGCTTTACATCCAGCCATTCCGAGAAAGAAGTAGCTAAAAAGTATCCTGCTCATATAATACGTCAATACGCATCGGTAGAAAATTTTACAATTAAAAATCTTGAAGCTTATAAACAGGGAATTGACATTTATGAAGAACAGATTGCTCACTTTGGAAAAACCGAAAAAATGTTTTTTAAACCCTTTAACATTCTTAAAAAAGTATATGAGGACGGAACGGAAATTTTGGTAAATGACAATCTGAGCTATCAGGAAGTAAACGACGACGGGTTATTATATCTGGAAGAAATTAATGAAAAGAATGTAGACATTATCATTGAAGAAATTTATGCATGGTATAAAACATTAAATGCGGAAAACGAAGAAGGAATTGTAATTAAACCACGGAAAGCATTTATTAAAAATATTCCCCCCGCATTTAAAATAAGGAATGATCAATACCTTACCATGATATATGGAGTTAACTTTTTAGAAGATTATGACTATTACTTGAGAAAAAGAAAAATAGAAAGAAAGTTACAATGCTCTATCAACGATTGGATGATTAACTGGGAATTACTTAAAGTGCCTTATGCTGAAATTAAGTCCGATAATTATTATCTTAAAAATTTAGTATATGATCGTATTATGGGGGAAAAAGCAGAAATAAATTTAGATAGAAGGTTGTAATAAACAAATTGTGTATTAATTAAAATAAATGAGACTGATTTAAAATGAAAAAAAACATACAGATATTACTCTTGATAGGGCCACCCGGAAGCGGAAAATCGACATTTGCCAAATATTTTTTGAGAACGGAAGAAAATTGGATGAGAGTTTGTCGGGATGACTTTAGGCATATGAACTTTTCCCAGGAAAATCTTTCAGGAGAAAAAGAACATCTGATAACAAAATTGGTAGATGCTTCCATACAGGAATTAATTAAAAAAAAGACTAATGTGCTTATAGATGCTACCCATTGTAAAAAAGAGTATATTACCGAATACATTAAGAAATTTAACTCTTATGCAGACATATCTTTTAAACTTTTTGACCTTAGCCTTGAAGAACTCCGTAAAAGATGTATAAACAGAGAAGAACAAACCGGAAAACATATCCCGGTTAGAGTTTTAGAACGAATGTTTGAACAGTTTCAGAATTTAAAACAAAATTTTGATTTTTCTACAAGACCAAAAATATTAACTCAACCGGCAAATGCAGATAAGGTTCAGGATATGAATCTGCCTAAAGCTTTAATTTGTGATCTAGACGGGACATTAGCACTGATGAAGGGAAGGAATCCTTTCGATGCAGGAAAATCAAATGAAGATGAATTAAATTTACCAGTAGGAAATGTCCTCAAAAATTATTTTAAATTAGGATATAAAATATTACTGGTTTCCGGGAGAGAAGAAAAGCATAGAGAACCTACGTTAGAATTTCTTGAAAAATATGAAATTCCATACGATAATTTATGGATGAGAAAATCTGACGATTACAGAAAAGATTCAATAGTGAAAACGGAAATTTATAAAGAATATATTGAAAATCAATATTACATTGAATTTATATTAGACGACAGAAATCAAGTCGTTGATATGTGGAGAAAAGAGTTGAAGCTATCTTGTTTTCAGGTAAATTATGGTGATTTTTAAAGTGGTTTTATAAGTATTTTAATCATGTAACATCTGGTTCGTAAGCTAAAACAAAGTAAGTTCTAAAAAAATACGAAATGAAATAGTACAATTATAAAAGCGTATTAAACAACTAAATAAATGTAAATTTTAATTTAAATATTAATGAAAATATTTTTACGTAAAGTGAAGGTATTAAAACTTCCGGCATATATAATTTTATGATAGCCTGAAAAAACGTAAATTTGAGGCTGTATTTTTTTTAAATATGAATTCACTTTTTCGGTTGGATATTTTAAAAAAGGATGAAATATT contains these protein-coding regions:
- a CDS encoding phosphatase domain-containing protein, with translation MKKNIQILLLIGPPGSGKSTFAKYFLRTEENWMRVCRDDFRHMNFSQENLSGEKEHLITKLVDASIQELIKKKTNVLIDATHCKKEYITEYIKKFNSYADISFKLFDLSLEELRKRCINREEQTGKHIPVRVLERMFEQFQNLKQNFDFSTRPKILTQPANADKVQDMNLPKALICDLDGTLALMKGRNPFDAGKSNEDELNLPVGNVLKNYFKLGYKILLVSGREEKHREPTLEFLEKYEIPYDNLWMRKSDDYRKDSIVKTEIYKEYIENQYYIEFILDDRNQVVDMWRKELKLSCFQVNYGDF